The following proteins are co-located in the Eubalaena glacialis isolate mEubGla1 chromosome 14, mEubGla1.1.hap2.+ XY, whole genome shotgun sequence genome:
- the LOC133074779 gene encoding protein FAM228A isoform X2, producing MKSSDNDDVITDRLPKLKSSNEWLEPQPLSFMEALAREDIDEAVYVILFRENYVAKRLDTYFQHLDVFKERRKELLHKKWTENVAKPLQQRITEKVISYKGLEKTKQENSEYFLKHTNKTEIIFGDFYDPEVYNPFYMTKKDSNYGKVTVPPFCDPLFRRQQELDEERRAVFQYKTGKRCTLKEFKELEKARQYARLPQLTFSLHRVVPKEQPKASARPVGSKTRSKCSPEKLVCAEEKYPPDKEKTTSDLSQTVFERQFYSLKLGQESKKHEKKSLVLGTRRPRPRSWAAGEGQQRQGSQPVEGRVMTAEVLGQHLATPGTAPHKGLFVTKLC from the exons GCATTGGCTAGAGAAGACATTGATGAAGCTGTATACGTGATATTATTTAGAGAAAATTATGTTGCGAAG AGATTGGATACGTATTTTCAGCATCTGGATGtttttaaggaaagaagaaaagagttgtTACATAAAAAATGGACTGAAAATGTTGCAAAGCCTCTTCAGCAGAGAATTACAGAAAAAGTAATTTCATATAAAgggttggaaaaaacaaaacaagagaattctgaatattttttaaagcacacaAATAAAACg gaaattatattTGGAGACTTTTATGATCCTGAAGTATACAATCCTTTTTATATGACAAAAAAGGACTCAAATTATGGAAAG GTTACGGTCCCACCGTTCTGTGATCCTCTGTTTAGAAGACAGCAAGAGTTGGATGAAGAGCGGAGGGCTGTTTTTCAGTACAAGACGG GAAAACGATGTAccttaaaagaatttaaagaactAGAGAAGGCCAGGCAGTATGCCAGATTGCCCCAGCTGACTTTCAGTCTCCACAGAGTGGTTCCAAAAGAGCAGCCCAAagcttctgcaaggcctgtgggAAGCAAAACTCGTAGCAAATGCAG tcctGAAAAGCTTGTCTGTGCAGAAGAGAAATATCCGCCTGATAAAGAGAAAACGACTAGTGACCTAAGTCAGACTGTTTTTGAAAGGCAGTTTTATTCCTTGAAGCTTGGCCAGGAGAGTAAAAAGCATGAAAAGAAGAGTCTG GTTTTAGGAACCAGACGGCCCAGACCCAGATCCTGGGCGGCTGGGGAAGGCCAGCAGAGGCAGGGGTCACAGCCCGTGGAAGGAAGAGTGATGACAGCAGAGGTCCTAGGGCAGCACCTGGCCACCCCCGGAACTGCGCCCCATAAGGGGCTGTTTGTAACAAAGCTTTGCTGA